The Rhizoctonia solani chromosome 4, complete sequence genome contains a region encoding:
- a CDS encoding E3 ubiquitin-protein ligase UBR1 — MNFTRFLGISQGTRPNDPLARLRFALETMPGSRKHVFSNGTRADVLKELYDAMWGNYSHLFVTWGAPLAPDVLLGDAQRENIPGVDDLPIPGRGCGHIFKRGESCFRCRDCGLDDSTVMCARCFHATDHTSHNISFSVTQHPGGCCDCGDPEAWSVPLNCPRHPPAQTPSTTQPYTHFPPKPRDRPRTNVPPELRDSLARTIGYALDFLLDTLDFSPDEAAPPAEAELGRHPTADPTPTDRFSVILWNDEKHSFDEVIHHLVVTTGMSQIEAVQTANKVDQEGRDIIRTGEDVNQLLKIADSINLIDIGVTVRRAYDTFREQVAAVILEWLLDLTSARIGPDGTVLREIVATELFAPRKKDTSSLSSSPDASRVYAELKDPARIDWLFLYHTRLWKRPRLHLKQIYVSVLTLSHEHKLTVATHFAAVYHRIVDAYLLVDREVETSIKYFAVQLFTVPSVAGYIVKHNNLLPRILSLLTAFFTNQIDEKRIRPLQPGQPIPALDIESFPFRSKRITSVFNDLRYLVSTPPVQLHVATSQEPLIHVLKLCKLFFGANAQRRAASSHVEYETDAWISVFNASLSLVRIVRAVGEAFQKGSTSDLVRAIETVTHHILVICTLSEPHLDPSKYSVKWHQVQLGSKEYQVLQFDVASEWVSFHHSLHWLLAELLKHEELLEEDKLKSVKGLTEPTLRGVVLKNMSPKGALTVLDFPLRVIAMVAQIRCGLWVRNGFAIRGQLLHYRDFMLRELCYDSDVFLLQAFLTILDPDLVLVTTLDRFGLLEYFNGALTHPLYDSVALPAMVEEYLYVLITVLSEHSRTTPVRREIVHGLALGPCSYTELTKRVAERLADESAFDAALRSVANFDSNQGKYELRTECYDEVNPFFFHYTRNRREEVDLILRKRLDPKNPGQAIIEPRPLGLESGPYVGLTNLWERETLLRIVYFSLWGMVGILERAGPTPPPSADAVLDQSLHLIMLGIVEQPVRWARLAAETKISDPETNNEQTLIELLCSLENKERFKPLEARVGWCLDKFMAHIPEAIQAHRVVKEDTVSAEDRERAKKAAARARQDAIMKQFAAAQKTFLETNSFDGESDEDEDEDLPAPENGGGGFGSCIVCQEELRAGAGQRPFGALCFVQPSRMVRVVRRLGGKVLEESLQAPISLDRPSEEPKADHKGKGKASDRPAGILEGWTNTDTKFGLVAQACGHMMHHECFSIYSQSVEQRHAQQNTRNHAENTGRMEYICPLCKSLGNALVPVEGSLFASQGAAERLPPLPEWLRLVRVELLRPNSNYGQRAHLQSDDDGAPGFLFWGAEDSGYPRLTVQVRDGDHRMADTVRGISRALSLQTIHLRPDSGRPSGTPGSGMYLPEYLCAYTIAATEISLRGQGTYPTVVHGLSDAAQHTVRGIIACLTKLAALQLDPSGDAAANRPSIQEAILHPVLPEWSRKRMPFLLRDPMVVLVEVAAVAPALLPYMATLMYYAHLARMTLTLVAQLDRVPSGALLGKEEATPLLGDITTFTTSAVRHCPKLAIRAEQVLATTPDGALARLVHSLTLPFLRRTAILMKAVLPGCIQPGDAEGSGEYERLLAMLKIPPPSTISEHGYLQSLLQNWSQHFGMYMNQVGLQPIARIEYPSPYRLVQLPALLDELFAEQNTLKCKRCKTVPLDAAICLFCGTICCFQSHCCFDPEDTSKGECNMHLRECGGAVGLYFLVRRCAILYLSAGNGSFGQAPYLDVHGEVDYGMRRGRRQFLNPQRFEELRRVWLMHGIPTFVARKLDGLMDYGGWDGLGLVIVWHPSILTFYAANTAIEQVAMNSEQERKRDRRFSVRFDSSDRPACQTNVLAGIGVRVALYAQIVLAWGMSLYWPDTFVRNSRAAYMTATAVLVSSLIEWKKQGSSLLDAVVVSLMTSIMIIFIVVSGTTREKIKITSGQSSQDTSTGTGTNSGTRDQTSIPTDNPQPSSTITSNAPQPSAVQPGNTQHANASSTTPNSTQPAPSTPQQSIAGQKAAVHTAESSSLRPRRSNTQWFIRFCFVNLWGGFCFNLWNDPAHFGLQGPKANCTTNNDVIVWVFGVDVKANVLDPVYNFLATISLKKDNTTQPTIGSRKLHQDPIINKIHYFLHIIAFGTLVYLVVSTEMTIRGNDKKGATMGWSYGQVIALILLSQQFNDLCSTYIDNKEARQSTPNQGPQLAQVDAEAQNDIQLKNMAPENSQGPTS; from the exons ATGAACTTTACGAG GTTCCTTGGAATAAGTCAGGGAACACGCCCTAATGACCCCCTGGCCAGACTCCGGTTCGCGTTGGAGACTATGCCAGGTAGCCGCAAACACGTGTTCTCGAATGGCACAAGAGCCGATGTACTTAAAGAGCTCTATGATGCTATGTGGGGAAATTATTCACATTTATTCGTCACCTGGGGAGCACCCCTGGCACCAGACGTCCTATTAGGTGACGCACAACGGGAGAACATTCCCGGAGTCGACGATCTTCCTATTCCTGGACGAGGATGTGGTCATATATTCAAGCGTGGAGAGAGTTGCTTCAGATGCAG AGATTGTGGGCTGGACGATAGCACTGTAATGTGCGCCCGATGTTTTCATGCCACGGACCACACCTCCCATAATATCTCTTTCTCTGTTACTCAGCACCCCGGAGGATGTTGCGATTGTGGGGACCCCGAAGCGTGGTCCGTTCCTCTAAATTGCCCACGCCACCCTCCAGCCCAAACACCATCTACCACTCAACCTTATACCCACTTTCCTCCAAAGCCGAGAGACAGGCCCCGTACAAATGTTCCGCCGGAGCTGAGAGACAGTTTGGCCAGAACGATTGGATACGCTTTGGATTTCCTGTTGGATACCTTGGATTTCTCACCCGACGAGGCAGCTCCACCCGCCGAGGCCGAGCTTGGACGACATCCTACTGCAGACCCAACACCTACTGACCGGTTCTCGGTTATCCTTTGGAACGACGAGAAGCATTCCTTTGACGAAGTTATACACCATTTGGTCGTTACTACCGGGATGTCGCAAATCGAGGCCGTGCAAACCGCGAACAAAGTAGACCAGGAAGGGCGAGATATTATTCGCACTGGAGAAGACGTGAACCAATTGCTTAAGATTGCTGACAGCATCAATTTAATTGATATTGGGGTAACAGTCCGGCGCGCGTATGACACTTTCAGGGAACAAGTGGCTGCTGTTATTCTGGAGTGGCTCCTAGATCTTACTAGCGCACGAATCGGACCAGATGGTACTGTCTTGCGAGAAATTGTTGCAACCGAGCTATTTGCCCCCCGGAAAAAGGATACTAGCTCCTTATCGAGTAGTCCTGATGCCTCGAGGGTTTATGCGGAGCTCAAAGATCCTGCACGAATTGATTGGTTGTTCTTGTACCATACGAGATTATGGAAGCGCCCCAGGCTACATTTGAAACAAATCTATGTGTCGGTCTTGACGTTGAGCCACGAACACAAACTGACAGTTG CCACGCATTTTGCAGCAGTCTATCATCGGATAGTAGACGCTTACCTTCTCGTCGATCGCGAAGTTGAAACTTCAATCAAATACTTTGCGGTGCAGCTATTCACTGTCCCATCTGTTGCGGGATACATTGTCAAGCATAACAATCTACTCCCTCGGATTCTCTCCCTTCTCACAGCTTTCTTCACCAATCAAATCGACGAGAAACGCATCAGACCACTTCAACCAGGCCAGCCGATTCCGGCACTCGACATAGAATCGTTCCCATTCAGGAGTAAACGGATTACGAGTGTATTCAATGATTTGAGGTACCTTGTCTCCACTCCACCCGTCCAACTTCACGTGGCGACCAGCCAAGAGCCTTTGATCCACGTATTGAAACTTTGCAAGTTATTCTTTGGCGCAAACGCACAGAGGAGAGCCGCCTCTTCCCATGTGGAGTACGAAACCGACGCTTGGATCAGTGTGTTCAACGCTTCACTTTCCCTCGTGAGGATAGTCCGCGCTGTGGGCGAGGCCTTCCAAAAAGGTTCGACTTCGGATCTTGTCCGCGCTATCGAAACAGTCACCCATCATATATTGGTCATTTGCACACTCTCTGAACCACATCTCGACCCGTCTAAATATTCTGTAAAGTGGCACCAAGTCCAGCTCGGGTCTAAGGAATACCAGGTGTTGCAGTTTGACGTAGCGAGCGAATGGGTCAGCTTCCACCACTCGTTGCATTGGTTGTTGGCCGAGTTGCTCAAGCATGAAGAATTGCTCGAGGAAGACAAGCTGAAGAGTGTCAAAGGTTTAACCGAGCCCACGTTGAGAGGAGTGGTTTTGAAGAATATGAGTCCCAAGGGTGCATTGACTGTACTAGATTTCCCTCTTAGGG TCATTGCAATGGTCGCTCAAATCAGATGCGGTCTCTGGGTTCGGAATGGTTTTGCTATCAGAGGCCAATTACTGCACTACCGAGATTTCATGCTTCGTGAACTATGCTACGACTCGGATGTCTTTCTTCTCCAGGCGTTCTTAACGATACTCGACCCAGATCTTGTACTCGTCACAACACTCGATCGATTCGGCTTGCTCGAATACTTTAACGGCGCTCTTACCCACCCTCTCTACGATAGTGTAGCTCTACCGGCAATGGTCGAAGAGTATCTCTATGTCCTTATCACCGTTCTTTCTGAACACTCTCGCACCACCCCCGTTAGACGCGAAATAGTACATGGTCTAGCTCTAGGGCCATGCTCATATACCGAACTCACAAAACGCGTCGCTGAGCGACTGGCAGACGAGTCCGCTTTTGATGCTGCATTACGGAGCGTCGCCAATTTCGATTCCAACCAAGGGAAATACGAACTACGTACCGAGTGCTACGATGAAGTCAACCCATTCTTCTTCCATTACACTCGTAACAGGCGAGAGGAAGTCGACCTTATCCTTCGTAAACGACTCGACCCCAAGAACCCTGGTCAAGCTATTATCGAACCCCGACCATTGGGTCTTGAATCTGGCCCATATGTTGGATTGACGAACCTCTGGGAACGAGAAACCTTACTCCGAATTGTATACTTTTCGCTCTGGGGTATGGTTGGGATCTTGGAACGCGCTGGACCGAcgcctcctccttcagcAGATGCGGTCCTTGATCAGAGCTTGCACCTTATTATGCTTGGGATTGTCGAACAACCTGTCCGATGGGCTCGACTTGCTGCTGAGACCAAGATTTCCGATCCGGAAACTAACAACGAACAGACGCTGATCGAGCTGCTATGTTCTTTGGAGAATAAAGAGCGGTTTAAGCCCCTTGAAGCACGGGTTGGTTGGTGCCTTGACAAGTTCATGGCCCACATCCCAGAAGCTATCCAAGCACATCGGGTAGTCAAAGAAGACACTGTGTCCGCCGAGGACCGCGAAAGGGCCAAGAAAGCAGCCGCTCGTGCTCGTCAAGACGCTATCATGAAACAATTCGCGGCCGCCCAGAAGACATTCCTCGAGACCAACTCGTTCGATGGCGAAAGcgatgaagacgaggatgaagacCTGCCTGCGCCCGAGAACGGGGGCGGTGGATTCGGGAGTTGCATTGTTTGCCAAGAGGAACTCCGGGCCGGTGCAGGACAGAGACCATTTGGAGCTTTATGTTTCGTTCAGCCGAGTCGGATGGTTCGAGTCGTACGCCGTCTCGGAGGAAAGGTACTTGAAGAAAGTTTACAAGCACCGATATCACTCGATAGGCCCTCAGAGGAGCCCAAAGCCGACCataagggcaagggcaaagcAAGTGACAGGCCCGCCGGGATACTCGAGGGTTGGACCAACACGGATACCAAATTCGGGCTCGTAGCTCAGGCGTGCGGCCATATGATGCATCATGAATGTTTCTCGATTTACTCGCAATCGGTCGAACAGAGGCATGCACAGCAAAACACGCGGAACCACGCGGAAAACACGGGCCGGATGGAGTACATTTGTCCCCTTTGCAAAAGTCTCGGGAATGCACTCGTACCCGTTGAAGGGTCCTTGTTTGCATCGCAAGGCGCGGCAGAACGCCTTCCACCCCTTCCAGAATGGCTTCGCCTTGTTCGAGTCGAGCTTCTTCGTCCGAATTCTAACTACGGCCAACGTGCGCATTTGCAGTCTGATGACGATGGCGCGCCCGGTTTCTTGTTCTGGGGTGCGGAAGATTCGGGCTACCCGCGGTTGACGGTTCAAGTTAGAGATGGAGACCACCGAATGGCGGACACTGTTCGTGGGATATCTCGTGCATTGTCATTGCAGACCATCCATCTCCGCCCTGACTCGGGTCGCCCGTCTGGAACGCCAGGAAGTGGGATGTACCTCCCCGAGTATTTGTGTGCCTATACGATTGCGGCGACGGAAATTAGCTTGCGCGGACAAGGCACATATCCAACCGTGGTGCATGGGCTGAGCGACGCCGCACAGCATACTGTTCGAGGCATTATTGCCTGCCTCACGAAACTCGCTGCATTGCAATTAGATCCTAGCGGGGACGCTGCGGCCAACAGACCGAGTATCCAAGAAGCGATTCTACACCCCGTTCTACCCGAGTGGTCGCGGAAACGAATGCCATTCTTGCTCAGAGACCCAATGGTCGTGTTGGTCGAAGTAGCTGCCGTTGCACCGGCCTTACTTCCTTATATGGCTACTCTAATGTATTACGCGCATCTTGCTCGAATGACCCTCACGCTCGTCGCACAGCTTGATCGCGTACCTTCAGGAGCTCTGCTCGGAAAAGAAGAAGCAACCCCGCTCTTGGGTGACATCACGACGTTCACTACCTCGGCCGTGAGACATTGTCCCAAGTTGGCCATTCGAGCTGAACAAGTTCTTGCGACAACGCCTGATGGAGCTCTTGCCCGCCTCGTGCATTCCTTAACCCTTCCATTCTTGAGGCGCACGGCAATTCTGATGAAGGCTGTGTTACCTGGCTGCATTCAACCTGGGGATGCAGAAGGGTCCGGAGAGTATGAACGACTGCTTGCGATGCTCAAGATTCCTCCTCCTTCTACGATTTCTGAACATGGCTATCTTCAATCATTACTCCAGAATTGGAGCCAACACTTTGGAATGTACATGAACCAGGTCGGGCTTCAACCCATTGCCCGAATTGAATATCCCTCTCCGTACAGGCTTGTGCAACTTCCAGCTCTGTTGGACGAGTTGTTTGCGGAACAGAACACGCTCAAGTGCAAGCGATGCAAGACTGTACCCTTGGACGCAGCCATCTGTTTGTTCTGTGGAACAATCTGTTGCTTCCAGAGTCACTGTTGTTTTGATCCGGAGGACACTTCGAAGGGAGAGTGCAATATGCATTTGAGAGA GTGTGGGGGAGCAGTCGGTTTGTATTTCCTCGTACGTCGATGCGCGATTTTGTATCTCTCTGCTGGGAACGGGAGCTTTGGACAGGCCCCATATCTTGATGTTCATGGTGAAGTTGATTATGGCATGCG TCGCGGCAGGCGTCAATTTCTCAATCCTCAAAGGTTTGAAGAACTTCGCCGTGTATGGCTAATGCACGGAATCCCAACATTCGTAGCGCGTAAACTTGATGGATTGATGGATTATGGTGGCTGGGACGGATT GGGATTGGTTATTGTCTGGCATCCTTCCATACTCACCTTCTACGCAGCAAACACAGCAATTGAGCAAGTGGCGATGAACAGCGAGCAAGAAAGGAAAAGGGATAGGCGTTTCTCtg TGCGATTCGATTCGAGTGACCGCCCAGCATGTCAGACGAATGTGTTAGCT GGCATTGGT GTTCGCGTTGCTTTATATGCGCAGATCGTTCTGGCTTGG GGCATGTCTCTTTATTGGCCTGACACCTTTGTCAGGAATTCCCGTGCTGCTTATATGACTGCGACAGCGGTTTTGGTTTCGTCCCTTATCGAGTGGAAAAAACAGGGATCAAGCTTGTTGGACGCCGTGGTTGTCTCACTG ATGACCAGCATCATGATCATATTTATCGTCGTGTCCGGCACG ACGCGTGAGAAGATCAAAATCACTTCTGGCCAATCTAGTCAAGATACCTCCACTGGTACTGGTACTAATTCTGGCACTCGTGATCAAACCAGTATACCCACTGATAACCCTCAACCCTCGAGTACCATTACCTCCAATGCGCCACAGCCCTCCGCCGTACAACCGGGCAATACCCAACATGCAAACGCCTCAAGTACCACTCCAAATTCTACACAACCTGCTCCATCAACTCCACAACAATCAATTGCAGGACAGAAGGCTGCCGTACATACTGCCGAATCTTCTTCACTTCGTCCGCGAAGATCAAATACTCAATGGTTCATTCGCTTTTGCTTCGTTAACCTATGGGGTGGCTTCTGCTTCAACCTCTGGAATGATCCTGCTCACTTCGGACTTCAAGGCCCAAAGGCCAACTGTACTACCAATAATGACGTCATAGTCTGGGTGTTTGGGGTCGATGTGAAAGCT AACGTTTTAGACCCCGTTTACAACTTCCTTGCCACGATTTCGTTGAAAAAGGACAACACGACACAACCCACTATTGGGTCCAGGAAGCTCCATCAAGACCCCA TAATCAATAAGATCCACTACTTCCTTCATATCATTGCATTCGGCACTCTCGTCTACCTAGTCGTTTCAACCGAAATGACCATTCGTGGCAATGATAAAAAGGGCGCGACAATGGGGTGGTCGTACGGTCAAGTAATCGCATTGATACTTCTTTCCCAACAATTCAACGACCTGTGCTCCACCTATATTGATAACAAGGAGGCTCGCCAGTCGACGCCGAATCAGGGGCCTCAACTCGCTCAAGTTGACGCCGAGGCTCAGAACGATATCCAGCTAAAGAACATGGCACCTGAGAATTCACAAGGCCCCACTTCATAG
- a CDS encoding cullin-associated NEDD8-dissociated protein 1, with translation MAPQQLQMRIEKMQSPDSDLRFMALNDLANDLSKNQLGNQDEQSEAKLTRQVVSLLADKNSEVKNQAVKWRVPLIKVVRPAQMDSTIDQLIEYSGGKDDELRDIAGLALKTVTAELPLEGTVAPRTIQKLVPKLLQQLGSANTPPDALIETLATLTILVSRFPSHIPPQEPMNVLTPLLLHARPAVRKRAITTIASYVPTLSQSELQQFISSTVLPGLQPSAPLEKQRTTIHLVAAVARHLASSLNEVVPSVLKGVNKEDEELREAGLQALELLTLRCPTEITPFLQELISTGTTYIKYDPNYAGDEDEDDEPMEDQDEDDDEDGGEYSDDEDTSYKIRRSATKLLAAIITTKPVLAEELYGNVAPVLVSRFADREPTVRYEVWTALTLLIRQPSPALDTLAPKFLRQLLKTLPPKTAPPVQALTLLNTLLTPDTFDSKLLGGTEEQLFKVLVHPEALPTFSLLVKHAVPSEDVKQKLVSLMHERHPRVAADAIKAGTELVQRSQDPKFASSLQSEARERLKNSSTDAAVRAVCARAIGALLVAKVPYEDEDWELVRRSGAVGVVTGVLKEIKEKELEIILEKAWLDANIVWTADLVRKGSGSAKVEAIGCLEALLAESQGEIPESVQTPLIENLKTYISQSDPQLLIKSLELLTFLLRNWPKQWFASIENQVLPRIYPLATETLLPASLDALRGFLYALANADEQIASHLVGGLKVAYEKSGTGAANVSKCLGAVVRAQRPIAAGTINEFAKHIKPTTKASQTSLILCLLTVGEIGRFIDMSNQPEVFDNSLGFFKSDAEEIRNAAAFAVGNIAIGSQERFLPVIVKLVQTDDEKRLLSMNAPPRINCRISLATTFDTGSSHEKALNIAASCLGKLTTTNPARFLPPLEARLQDSNPTVRALVVSAMRHMFGFGGVNGLDELLKPFVVVFLGLLDDKDLNVKRLALAALNQAARNKPRLIEDQLPSLLPKLYDETTPKPELIRIMEMGPWRHKIDDGLEARRTAYETMYTLLDTSLSKLGLDEFLTIVLRGLSDESNEVKVLCHMMLHRLSQVAPSATSQRLDETVEPLRAAMKEVTMDKNTVKQDLEQAAELQRSALRAAAALNTLSHPGAPKFVAFVESLEKGKLASEFREQKA, from the exons ATGGCCCCACAACAACTACAGATGCGCATCGAAAAG ATGCAATCGCCTGACTCGGACTTGCG ATTCATGGCGCTCAACGACCTTGCCAATGATCTCTCAAAGAACCAGCTTGGGAACCAAGACGAACAGTCCGAGGCCAAACTGACGCGCCAGGTGGTATCATTGCTCGCGGATAAGAATAGTGAAGTCAAGAATCAGGCTGTCAAGTGGCGAGTCCCA CTGATTAAAGTCGTTCGACCCGCGCAGATGGACTCAACAATCGACCAGTTGATTGAATATTCAGGTGGAAAGGATGACGAATTGCGTGATATTGCTGGCCTGG CATTGAAGACGGTTACGGCTGAGCTCCCTCTAGAAGGAACTGTCGCACCTCGTACAATCCAGAAGCTTGTTCCGAAGCTACTGCAGCAACTGGGTTCG GCCAACACACCCCCAGATGCATTGATCGAAACTCTTGCGACGTTGACTATCCTAGTTTCCCGTTTCCCTTCTCACATTCCTCCACAAGAACCAATGAACGTTCTTACACCCTTGCTTCTTCACGCGAGGCCAGCCGTTCGGAAACGCGCGATTACGACGATTG CGAGCTATGTACCCACACTCTCCCAGTCCGAACTCCAGCAATTCATTTCTTCTACGGTCCTCCCCGGACTCCAACCTTCGGCTCCACTTGAGAAACAACGTACGACCATACACCTCGTGGCGGCCGTCGCTCGGCATTTGGCTTCGAGCCTCAACGAAGTCGTCCCGAGCGTATTGAAGGGCGTGAACAAGGAGGACGAGGAACTTCGTGAAGCTGGGCTTCAG GCGCTAGAACTTTTGACCCTGAGGTGCCCAACAGAGATTACCCCCTTCTTGCAAGAACTTATATCTACGGGTACCACGTACATTAAATATGACCCTAACTACGCAGgcgatgaagatgaagatgacgAGCCCATGGAAGATCAGGAcgaagatgatgatgaggatgGAGGTGAATattctgatgatgaggataCGAGTTATAAGATCCGCCGGAGCGCTACTAAACTCTTGGCTGCCATTATTACGACTAAACCGGTGCTGGCGGAGGAGCTTTACGGCAACGTTGCTCCGGTGCTCGTTTCTAG ATTTGCAGACAGGGAGCCAACAGTCCGTTATGAAGTCTGGACGGCACTAACACTTCTCATCCGTCAACCCTCTCCTGCACTCGACACTCTTGCTCCTAAATTCCTCAGGCAGCTACTCAAAACCTTGCCCCCGAAAACGGCACCCCCAGTGCAGGCGCTTACCCTTCTCAATACCCTCCTAACCCCAGATACGTTCGACAGCAAACTTCTTGGGGGCACTGAAGAACAGCTATTCAAGGTTCTTGTGCACCCTGAGGCACTTCCCACTTTCTCGCTTCTAGTGAAGCACGCTGTGCCTTCGGAAGATGTGAAACAAAAACTTGTCTCGCTTATGCATGAGCGCCACCCTCGGGTCGCAGCGGACGCAATCAAAGCGGGCACAGAACTCGTCCAGAGGTCACAAGACCCTAAATTCGCCTCGTCTCTGCAATCTGAGGCTCGGGAACGATTGAAGAATTCTTCAACAGATGCAGCAGTTCGGGCCGTTTGCGCGCGTGCAATTGGGGCGTTGCTTGTGGCTAAAGTTCCATACGAAGACGAAGATTGGGAGTTGGTTCGCCGCTCAGGAGCTGTTGGAGTTGTTACTGGTGTATTGAAGGAAATCAAGGAGAAAGAACTAGAAATAATTCTGGAAAAGGCATGGCTGGATGCGAATATTGTCTGGACTGCGGATCTCGTTCGCAAGGGGAGCGGAAGTGCCAAGGTCGAGGCTATTGGGTGTTTGGAGGCTTTGTTGGCAGAGAG CCAAGGAGAAATTCCTGAATCGGTTCAAACTCCCCTTATCGAAAACCTCAAAACGTACATTTCTCAATCTGACCCACAATTGCTCATCAAGTCACTCGAATTACTCACATTCCTGCTCCGAAAttggcccaaacaatggtTCGCGTCAATCGAAAACCAGGTTCTGCCTCGAATATATCCTTTGGCTACCGAAACCTTGCTCCCAGCATCTTTGGACGCTCTACGAGGGTTCTTGTATGCCCTTGCGAATGCAGACGAGCAGATTGCTAGTCATCTCGTTGGGGGCCTCAAGGTTGCGTACGAGAAATCCGGAACAGGTGCTGCAAACGTGAGCAAGTGTCTTGGTGCTGTGGTTCGGGCCCAAAGGCCGATTGCGGCTGGGACTATCAATGAATTTGCGAAGCACATCAAG CCAACGACGAAGGCTTCACAAACTTCGCTTATTTTGTGTTTGTTAACGGTTGGTGAGATTGGAAGATTCAT TGATATGTCGAATCAACCTGAAGTCTTCGACAATTCACTCGGGTTCTTCAAGTCCGACGCAGAGGAGATCCGGAATGCTGCGGCTTTTGCTGTTG GTAATATCGCCATTGGGTCGCAAGAGCGCTTCTTGCCGGTCATCGTCAAGCTTGTTCAGACAGACGACGAGAAGCGATTGTTGAGCATGAATGC CCCACCTCGAATCAATTGCCGAATCTCTCTGGCAACCACTTTTGACACTGGCTCTTCGCACGAAAAGGCACTCAATATTGCCGCCTCCTGCTTGGGCAAACTCACAACTACTAATCCAGCTCGGTTCCTTCCCCCTCTTGAAGCGAGGCTGCAGGACTCCAACCCAACTGTGCGCGCACTTGTTGTATCTGCCATGAGGCATATGTTTGGCTTCGGGGGCGTAAATGGATTGGATGAACTCTTGAAGCCATTTGTAGTTGTGTTCTTGGGTTTGTTGGACGACAAGGATTTG AACGTCAAGCGTCTGGCACTGGCCGCTCTCAACCAAGCAGCGCGTAACAAGCCTCGATTAATTGAAGACCAACTCCCATCCTTATTACCTAAACTCTACGACGAAACAACTCCCAAGCCTGAGTTAATCAGGATCATGGAGATGGGTCCTTGGAGGCACAAGATCGATGATGGATTGGAGGCTAGGAGGACTGCGTACGAGACTATGTATACCTTG TTGGATACTTCCCTCTCCAAACTTGGCCTCGACGAGTTCCTCACAATTGTTCTACGCGGTTTATCCGACGAATCCAACGAGGTCAAGGTGCTCTGCCATATGATGCTTCATCGTCTGTCACAGGTTGCCCCATCTGCCACGTCTCAACGATTGGACGAGACCGTCGAACCGCTCCGTGCGGCGATGAAAGAAGTCACGATGGATAAGAACACCGTCAAGCAAGACCTAGAGCAGGCCGCAGAACTACAGAGGAGTGCACTCCGAGCTGCTGCTGCATTGAATACCCTGAGCCACCCCGGAGCGCCCAAGTTTGTCGCGTTTGTGGAGAGTCTCGAGAAGGGCAAGCTAGCTAGCGAATTCAGAGAGCAAAAGGCATGA